From a region of the Sulfuriferula plumbiphila genome:
- a CDS encoding TIGR04063 family PEP-CTERM/XrtA system glycosyltransferase yields the protein MRILHILDHSIPLHSGYTFRTAAILREQRKRGWHTEHLTSPKQINCSVAEEVVDGLHFYRTPPVTGLVARLPFFNMIALMNATERRLREVVERGKPDFLHAHSPALNALPAIRVGRALNIPVVYEIRAFWEDAAVDHGTSSEWGPRYRLSRSLETWAVQHADAVTTICEGLRSDLAARKGVAAEKITVIPNAVDIEKFTVSGVADAAFKAQLGLQGRQVLGFLGSFYAYEGLNLLLDALPLMLQTNPDIRVLLVGGGPQEDALKAQAVQLGVADKVVFCGRVPHDQVQRYYDLVDVLVYPRLSMRLTELVTPLKPLEAMAQGRVLVASDVGGHRELIRDGETGVLFRAGDATDLAAKVPGLLNAPARWPQLAAHGRRFVETERNWALSVARYAAVYDYAKRQTLLP from the coding sequence ATGCGTATCCTGCACATCCTCGATCATTCCATCCCGCTGCACTCGGGCTACACCTTTCGCACTGCCGCGATCCTGCGCGAGCAGCGCAAGCGCGGCTGGCACACCGAACACCTCACCAGCCCCAAGCAGATCAACTGCAGCGTGGCCGAGGAAGTGGTCGACGGCCTGCATTTCTACCGCACGCCGCCGGTCACCGGCCTGGTCGCACGGCTGCCGTTTTTCAACATGATCGCACTGATGAATGCGACCGAGCGCCGCCTGCGCGAAGTGGTGGAACGCGGCAAGCCCGATTTTCTGCATGCCCACTCGCCGGCGCTCAACGCGCTGCCCGCGATTCGCGTCGGGCGCGCGCTGAATATCCCGGTGGTATATGAGATTCGCGCGTTCTGGGAAGACGCCGCAGTGGATCACGGCACCAGTTCCGAGTGGGGGCCGCGCTATCGGCTGAGCCGCTCGCTGGAAACCTGGGCGGTGCAGCATGCCGATGCGGTGACGACGATATGCGAGGGGCTGCGTAGCGACCTCGCGGCGCGCAAGGGGGTGGCGGCAGAAAAAATCACGGTCATACCGAATGCGGTGGACATCGAGAAATTCACCGTGAGCGGCGTGGCGGATGCCGCATTCAAGGCGCAGCTCGGTCTGCAAGGCAGACAGGTGCTGGGCTTTCTCGGCTCGTTCTATGCTTACGAAGGCTTGAACCTGCTGCTCGACGCGCTGCCGCTGATGCTGCAAACCAACCCCGATATTCGCGTGCTGCTGGTGGGCGGCGGGCCGCAGGAAGACGCGCTCAAGGCGCAGGCGGTGCAACTGGGTGTGGCGGACAAGGTGGTATTCTGCGGGCGCGTGCCGCATGACCAGGTGCAACGGTACTATGACCTGGTCGACGTGCTGGTGTATCCGCGTCTGTCCATGCGCCTGACTGAACTGGTCACGCCGTTAAAGCCGCTGGAAGCGATGGCGCAGGGGCGGGTGCTGGTGGCGTCGGACGTGGGCGGCCACCGGGAGCTGATCCGCGACGGCGAGACGGGCGTGCTGTTCCGCGCCGGCGACGCGACCGATCTGGCGGCAAAAGTGCCTGGCCTGCTCAATGCGCCGGCGCGCTGGCCGCAACTCGCCGCCCATGGCCGCCGTTTTGTCGAAACCGAGCGCAACTGGGCGCTCAGCGTAGCGCGCTATGCAGCGGTCTACGACTACGCCAAACGTCAGACCTTGCTGCCATGA
- a CDS encoding XrtA/PEP-CTERM system amidotransferase: MCGISGIFDLTGVRPIDRTLLSRINDIQSHRGPDEAGLHIEPGVGLGHRRLAIIDIASGQQPLFNEDGSVVVVFNGEIYNFVDLIPQLQSLGHTFRTRSDTEVIVHAWEQWGEACVAHFRGMFAFALWDRNSQTFFLARDRMGVKPLYYALLDNGCFVFGSELKALAAHPGFKREFDPLAIEDYFGYGYVPEPRTIYRQALKLSPGHTLTLQRGKSLPQPRQFWDIPFTPHAPMSEDDAAEETVARLREAVKIRMVAEVPLGAFLSGGVDSSAVVAMMAELSDAPVNTCSISFGDPRYNEAEYARQVATRYQTAHRVGQVEADDFSLIDELAHLYDEPYADSSAMPTYRVCELARNNVTVALSGDGGDENFAGYRRYRWHGYEEKMRALLPLGMRRPLFGWLGRAYPKADWAPKVLRAKTTFEAMARDSVEGYFHGVSVCSNALRAQLFSDHLKRQLQGYSAVEVLRRHDASNPGRDAVSRVQYLDMKTYLPGDILTKVDRASMAHALEVRVPLLDHQLVEWVSGLPVGMKLKGTEGKHIFKYALQAYLPHDILYRKKMGFSIPLSEWFRGPLLQRLRSAVLSPRLLDTGLFNAAFLKEMVDQHASGRRDYGAALWSVLMFEAFLRNADETGATAPLQRQEPILMTGGI, translated from the coding sequence ATGTGCGGAATCTCCGGAATTTTTGACCTGACAGGCGTGCGCCCGATCGACCGGACACTGCTGTCGCGCATCAACGATATCCAGTCGCACCGCGGGCCGGACGAGGCGGGACTGCACATCGAGCCGGGCGTCGGGCTGGGTCACCGGCGCCTGGCGATTATTGATATCGCCAGCGGCCAGCAGCCGCTGTTCAATGAGGACGGCAGCGTGGTGGTGGTGTTCAACGGCGAGATTTACAACTTCGTCGACCTGATCCCGCAGTTGCAAAGCCTCGGCCACACCTTCCGCACCCGCTCCGACACCGAGGTGATCGTGCATGCCTGGGAACAATGGGGCGAAGCCTGCGTCGCGCATTTTCGCGGCATGTTCGCTTTCGCGTTATGGGATCGCAATAGTCAGACTTTTTTCCTGGCGCGCGACCGCATGGGGGTGAAGCCGCTCTACTACGCGCTGCTCGACAACGGCTGCTTCGTGTTCGGCTCGGAGCTGAAAGCCCTCGCCGCCCATCCCGGTTTCAAGCGTGAATTCGATCCGTTAGCAATCGAAGATTACTTCGGCTACGGCTATGTGCCCGAGCCGCGCACCATCTACCGGCAGGCACTCAAACTTTCCCCCGGCCACACGCTCACCTTGCAGCGTGGCAAAAGCTTGCCCCAGCCACGCCAGTTCTGGGACATCCCGTTTACCCCGCATGCACCGATGAGTGAAGACGACGCCGCCGAGGAAACCGTGGCGCGCCTGCGCGAAGCCGTGAAAATCCGCATGGTGGCGGAAGTGCCGCTGGGCGCTTTCCTGTCCGGCGGGGTGGATTCTTCCGCCGTGGTGGCGATGATGGCGGAGCTGTCCGATGCGCCGGTCAACACCTGCTCGATTTCCTTCGGTGACCCCAGGTACAACGAGGCTGAATACGCCCGGCAGGTGGCCACGCGTTATCAGACTGCGCACCGCGTGGGCCAGGTCGAGGCCGATGATTTTTCGCTGATTGACGAACTGGCGCATCTCTACGACGAGCCGTATGCGGACAGCTCCGCCATGCCCACCTACCGGGTGTGCGAACTGGCGCGCAACAACGTCACCGTGGCGCTGTCCGGCGACGGCGGCGACGAGAATTTCGCCGGTTACCGGCGCTACCGCTGGCACGGCTACGAAGAGAAAATGCGCGCGCTGCTGCCGCTGGGCATGCGCCGCCCTCTGTTCGGCTGGCTGGGACGCGCTTACCCGAAGGCCGACTGGGCGCCGAAAGTATTGCGCGCCAAGACCACCTTCGAGGCCATGGCGCGCGATAGCGTGGAAGGCTATTTTCACGGTGTGTCGGTGTGCAGCAATGCGCTGCGCGCGCAACTGTTTTCGGACCACCTCAAGCGCCAGTTGCAAGGCTATTCGGCGGTGGAAGTGCTGCGCCGCCACGACGCCAGCAACCCCGGCCGCGATGCCGTTTCCCGGGTACAGTACCTGGACATGAAAACCTATCTGCCCGGCGACATCCTGACCAAGGTGGACCGCGCCAGCATGGCGCACGCGCTGGAAGTGCGCGTGCCGCTGCTCGACCACCAGCTGGTGGAATGGGTATCCGGCCTGCCGGTCGGCATGAAGCTCAAGGGAACCGAGGGCAAGCACATTTTCAAATACGCCCTGCAAGCGTATCTGCCGCACGACATTCTGTATCGCAAGAAAATGGGCTTTTCGATTCCGTTGTCCGAATGGTTCCGCGGACCCCTGTTGCAGCGTTTGCGCAGCGCCGTGCTGTCGCCGCGCCTGCTCGACACCGGTCTGTTCAATGCGGCGTTTCTCAAGGAAATGGTCGATCAGCACGCCAGCGGGCGGCGCGACTACGGTGCAGCGCTGTGGTCGGTGCTGATGTTCGAGGCTTTTTTGCGCAACGCCGACGAAACCGGAGCGACAGCGCCGCTGCAGCGTCAAGAACCTATCCTGATGACAGGAGGTATCTGA
- a CDS encoding methyltransferase domain-containing protein, with protein MYWLNPVADVKRMARAMLTDQVAWLAPSLYVRLTGQTGRGDDEGVARTADYFRTCFLDYFLVPGMPSGQVETYLDGKHVLEYGPGDLPGVALLMIAHGAQSVICVDRFPLCRLSDSCIQVLQNLLDALEGGQRERAEQCFVRRGEPASGLNPERIHYMVKPGGLSGLTDWADLIVSRAVLEHVNSLYATFVDMRTALRAKGIAVHLVDLKSHGLHRRSQLDFLTWPLPLWALMYGHKGVPNRWRVDRYRQILADVGLDTVTLTATALAEQQVIDEIRPYLARPFRQLSDEDMSWLGFWLVCRRPAGVRV; from the coding sequence ATGTACTGGCTCAATCCCGTTGCGGATGTGAAACGTATGGCAAGAGCCATGCTTACTGATCAGGTGGCGTGGTTGGCGCCCTCCCTGTATGTGCGCCTTACCGGGCAGACCGGACGTGGTGATGACGAGGGCGTGGCGCGAACCGCTGATTATTTCCGGACCTGTTTCCTGGATTATTTTCTGGTGCCGGGCATGCCTTCCGGGCAAGTTGAGACTTATCTGGATGGCAAGCACGTGCTGGAGTATGGGCCGGGCGACTTGCCCGGGGTGGCGCTGCTGATGATTGCGCATGGTGCGCAAAGCGTGATTTGTGTGGACCGGTTTCCACTGTGCCGCCTCTCGGATAGCTGCATTCAGGTATTGCAGAACCTGCTCGACGCGCTTGAAGGAGGGCAGCGTGAACGTGCCGAACAGTGTTTCGTGCGGCGTGGTGAGCCAGCCAGCGGCCTCAATCCGGAACGTATCCATTACATGGTCAAACCGGGTGGGCTATCCGGTTTGACAGACTGGGCAGATTTGATTGTTTCACGAGCGGTGCTGGAACATGTAAACAGCCTGTACGCGACTTTCGTCGATATGCGCACCGCGCTCCGCGCGAAAGGAATTGCCGTACACCTGGTGGATCTCAAAAGCCATGGTTTGCACCGACGCTCCCAGCTGGATTTCTTGACCTGGCCGTTGCCTCTATGGGCGCTGATGTATGGACATAAAGGTGTACCCAACCGCTGGCGCGTGGATCGTTACCGACAAATACTTGCCGATGTGGGGCTGGATACGGTAACGCTGACGGCAACCGCCCTGGCGGAGCAACAGGTGATTGACGAAATACGGCCCTATCTGGCGCGGCCGTTCCGTCAGTTGAGTGATGAAGATATGTCCTGGCTGGGTTTCTGGCTGGTGTGTCGTCGACCGGCAGGGGTGAGGGTCTAA